The following coding sequences are from one bacterium SCSIO 12741 window:
- a CDS encoding response regulator transcription factor, with protein MSRIILVDAHPFRSVPLLDHLKNKGIASEVQYYINPLEALKESAMQEVDLLLCDLHFKELKGWNLAFHAKRKNHALKCVAITASPFDLQVYLSNPELFNGYINKTISLEKFEERILRIVEMNTDEMEQSYRKLLHEFDQKVQHSKLTSSELEIIALLHQGKSTREIVIIRHSTRKTVESHIYNLTRKLAANGREDALTAAKELGLIF; from the coding sequence ATGTCACGAATAATTCTGGTTGACGCCCATCCATTTCGGTCGGTCCCACTCCTGGATCACCTGAAAAACAAGGGGATTGCGTCAGAGGTTCAGTATTATATCAATCCCCTAGAAGCGCTTAAAGAATCGGCTATGCAGGAAGTGGATTTGCTCTTGTGCGATTTACACTTCAAGGAATTGAAAGGGTGGAACCTCGCTTTTCATGCCAAGCGTAAGAATCATGCGTTGAAATGTGTGGCCATCACCGCATCACCTTTTGATCTTCAAGTGTATTTAAGCAATCCTGAACTCTTTAATGGATACATAAACAAGACCATTTCTCTCGAAAAGTTTGAAGAACGAATTTTGAGAATTGTAGAAATGAATACGGATGAAATGGAGCAGTCGTATCGCAAACTCCTGCATGAATTCGATCAAAAAGTGCAACATTCCAAACTAACAAGTTCAGAATTAGAGATCATTGCCCTGCTTCATCAGGGAAAAAGTACCCGCGAAATTGTCATTATACGGCACTCTACGCGGAAGACGGTAGAATCTCACATCTATAACCTGACCCGCAAACTGGCTGCCAATGGTCGGGAAGATGCCTTGACCGCCGCTAAAGAACTCGGATTGATCTTTTAG
- a CDS encoding YdeI/OmpD-associated family protein, with the protein MNQEEYETYCPTSREDWRQWLAKNHQSQQSIWVIFYKTSSGMPSLSWSEAVDEALCYGWIDSTKRPLDDRRYMQYFSRRKPRSMWSKINKEKVAHLIQNDLMTKAGMDSIETAKRNGSWNLLDKVEALEIPIELQKELTKHKMAREFFDNLSKSDKKILLYWVVSAKRMETKQKRVAAIVESAKKKLMPEQFRK; encoded by the coding sequence ATGAACCAGGAAGAATATGAAACCTATTGCCCAACAAGCCGCGAAGATTGGCGACAATGGTTGGCCAAAAACCATCAATCCCAGCAATCTATTTGGGTCATATTCTACAAAACATCTTCCGGCATGCCTTCACTTAGCTGGAGCGAAGCGGTGGATGAAGCCCTTTGTTATGGTTGGATAGACAGCACCAAAAGACCTTTGGATGACCGCCGCTACATGCAATACTTCAGCCGAAGAAAACCGCGTAGTATGTGGTCCAAAATAAATAAGGAAAAAGTAGCTCATCTCATTCAAAACGACCTCATGACCAAAGCCGGTATGGACAGTATTGAAACGGCCAAAAGAAATGGTTCCTGGAACCTTCTGGATAAGGTAGAGGCCTTAGAAATTCCCATTGAGCTTCAGAAGGAACTAACCAAGCATAAAATGGCTCGGGAATTCTTTGACAACCTTAGCAAGTCTGATAAGAAGATACTCCTCTATTGGGTAGTTTCTGCCAAAAGGATGGAAACAAAACAAAAGAGGGTTGCAGCCATTGTGGAGAGCGCCAAGAAGAAATTGATGCCAGAGCAGTTTAGGAAATGA
- a CDS encoding T9SS type A sorting domain-containing protein: MKTFPDIVIKRTALFSMLWLFSLPSFAQHWKSTGQWISPSILGRMYEDTATNHLYQAGENAVGGRLTGLFRFDERGQFERIDSSNEQSQGSDYVTSLMRYQGQLYIAGTFENIGSIQNKVKNFCTWDGNTFNQITIPTTDQNLFINHLFPYKNDMLLAGSFENVDGFKTRGLILWDGQDFKEFPNVISRSSFETMIETFVEYKGKYYVGGLFNTNHQNRNLQVLDSGEWQAIDGWEVTGLFGDVLTMKVYKGELYIGGTFHKNYGGIANCIVKYDGEHFYELGSGFDYPVHDLEIYNGKLYAFGRFNSVDSLQCPSRIASWDGERWCQFSSDTLSEHQIADGYFFNDTLYISGGFDQISGNNSLRTIAKWAGDYSTQNCTSNKAEIRRVGVYWTGVENDHAISENSWKFYPNPVSDQLLFTTVQAVEICVTDLSGRILIKKKMEPGEYTIDTSALPPGTYQVSSMNQKELLMKQ, from the coding sequence ATGAAGACATTCCCTGATATAGTGATTAAGCGAACAGCCTTATTCAGTATGCTGTGGTTATTTTCCTTGCCTTCATTCGCACAGCATTGGAAATCAACTGGCCAATGGATTTCACCAAGTATTTTAGGACGAATGTATGAGGATACGGCAACCAATCACCTATATCAGGCCGGCGAAAATGCGGTAGGGGGAAGGCTAACCGGCCTATTTCGATTTGATGAACGAGGACAATTTGAAAGAATAGATAGCTCTAATGAACAATCACAGGGAAGTGATTATGTTACATCTCTCATGCGTTATCAGGGGCAACTTTATATTGCAGGGACCTTTGAGAACATAGGGAGTATACAAAACAAGGTCAAAAACTTCTGCACTTGGGATGGGAATACTTTCAACCAAATTACCATTCCTACAACGGATCAAAACCTGTTTATTAATCACCTCTTTCCGTATAAAAACGATATGCTCTTAGCGGGCAGTTTTGAAAACGTTGATGGATTTAAAACCCGAGGATTGATTCTTTGGGATGGGCAAGACTTTAAAGAATTTCCCAATGTAATCAGCCGCAGCAGCTTTGAAACCATGATCGAGACTTTTGTGGAGTACAAAGGCAAATATTACGTTGGAGGCCTGTTTAATACCAACCATCAAAATAGAAACCTGCAAGTATTGGATTCTGGCGAATGGCAGGCGATTGATGGCTGGGAAGTAACCGGCTTGTTTGGAGACGTATTGACGATGAAGGTGTATAAAGGAGAATTATACATCGGAGGGACTTTTCATAAGAATTATGGAGGAATAGCCAATTGCATAGTCAAGTATGATGGTGAGCATTTTTATGAATTGGGTTCCGGGTTCGACTATCCGGTTCACGATTTGGAAATATATAATGGTAAGCTATATGCCTTTGGCCGTTTTAATTCTGTTGACAGTTTACAGTGTCCAAGTCGCATAGCCTCTTGGGATGGGGAACGCTGGTGTCAATTTTCGTCCGATACATTAAGTGAACATCAAATCGCAGACGGATATTTCTTTAATGATACGCTGTATATAAGTGGCGGATTTGATCAAATATCCGGTAACAATTCACTGAGAACAATCGCCAAATGGGCGGGTGATTATTCCACTCAAAATTGCACCTCGAATAAGGCTGAAATTAGAAGAGTAGGGGTGTATTGGACCGGAGTTGAAAATGATCATGCTATAAGCGAGAATTCTTGGAAATTCTACCCCAATCCGGTTTCTGACCAACTGTTATTTACCACGGTCCAGGCAGTTGAAATTTGCGTTACCGATTTAAGCGGAAGAATATTGATAAAAAAGAAAATGGAACCGGGGGAATACACTATTGACACCAGTGCGTTGCCCCCCGGAACCTATCAAGTATCGAGTATGAACCAAAAAGAATTGCTTATGAAACAATAA
- a CDS encoding site-specific integrase produces the protein MPSSSFLLRQPKTEKPTPITLRFRYGSKSPFKFPTGETILPKYWNEKQQQAREISEFPQYPEFNARLQKIKTAVYNAYRFLDNEHLPINNQTLLEETRKRLNPTSKRTVPVTAFIEDHIQQCFAGKILNKKGKKIGIGTAKQYGNLNTNLKAYESAKNRQLLFDNINLKFKDDFVLFLQEKELAQSTIAGYIKRLKHLTKVAFKKELHQNKIFDNEDFSTPGEDVDKIYLNYTELEQIYHLDLSSHPTLELVRDTFIIASYTGLRHSDWHKFNQKHIDQKESKIRITTQKGDIQVVIPMNEIVKTLLAKYDWNIPACSQQKINKLIKKVCLMARLHSPFTYTRTEGGEVKTFTQKKWQLVCTHTARRSFATNMYKDGVPMKLIMQITGHKSEKTFLHYVKVGMEEGADYILRKQEEKREENYAAQVQKVLGIRVYLLSSPTGRFRELGIVSLDNVKQDSMEMKLNRLVEKCKTEFSNVEGVIVEGLDFYSCSVICFSGQLSFKAA, from the coding sequence ATGCCAAGCTCATCTTTTTTATTGCGTCAACCTAAAACTGAAAAACCCACGCCAATCACCCTTAGGTTTCGCTATGGGTCCAAATCTCCTTTCAAATTTCCTACGGGCGAAACCATTCTGCCCAAATACTGGAATGAGAAACAACAACAAGCAAGGGAAATCAGCGAGTTTCCTCAATACCCGGAATTCAATGCCCGTTTGCAGAAAATTAAAACGGCCGTGTACAACGCCTACCGTTTCCTGGACAATGAACATTTGCCGATCAACAACCAAACCCTATTGGAAGAAACACGGAAAAGACTAAATCCCACTTCCAAACGAACCGTTCCGGTAACCGCCTTTATTGAAGACCATATCCAACAATGCTTTGCCGGAAAAATCCTGAATAAAAAGGGCAAAAAAATTGGAATCGGTACAGCTAAACAATACGGCAACCTCAACACCAACCTAAAAGCCTATGAATCGGCAAAAAACCGCCAATTGCTTTTTGATAACATCAACCTCAAATTCAAAGATGATTTTGTTCTGTTTCTTCAGGAGAAAGAATTGGCGCAAAGTACCATCGCCGGATACATCAAACGGTTAAAACACCTGACCAAGGTCGCCTTTAAAAAGGAGCTCCACCAAAACAAAATTTTCGACAATGAAGACTTCTCTACTCCCGGTGAAGATGTAGACAAAATCTACCTGAACTATACCGAGTTGGAACAGATTTACCACCTGGACCTTTCCTCCCATCCCACTTTAGAACTGGTGCGCGATACCTTTATCATTGCCAGCTATACCGGCCTCCGTCATTCTGACTGGCACAAATTCAACCAAAAACATATAGATCAAAAGGAAAGTAAAATCAGAATCACCACCCAAAAGGGCGATATTCAGGTGGTTATTCCCATGAACGAAATCGTCAAAACCCTATTGGCCAAATACGATTGGAATATTCCGGCCTGCTCCCAGCAAAAAATCAATAAACTCATTAAAAAGGTGTGCCTGATGGCCCGCCTCCACTCCCCTTTTACCTATACGCGAACCGAAGGCGGAGAGGTCAAAACCTTTACCCAAAAGAAGTGGCAATTGGTATGCACCCATACCGCCCGACGTTCGTTCGCAACGAATATGTATAAGGATGGGGTGCCTATGAAACTGATCATGCAGATTACCGGGCACAAATCGGAGAAGACCTTTTTGCATTATGTGAAGGTGGGGATGGAAGAAGGTGCCGATTATATTTTGCGGAAGCAGGAGGAGAAACGGGAGGAGAATTATGCTGCTCAAGTGCAAAAGGTTTTGGGAATAAGGGTGTATTTGTTGTCCTCTCCTACCGGTCGATTTCGGGAATTGGGAATAGTCAGCTTGGACAATGTGAAACAGGATTCGATGGAAATGAAATTGAATCGTTTGGTAGAGAAGTGTAAAACTGAATTTTCTAATGTCGAAGGTGTCATTGTTGAAGGTTTGGATTTTTACTCCTGTTCAGTTATATGCTTTAGTGGCCAATTATCCTTTAAGGCAGCTTAA
- a CDS encoding HNH endonuclease, with protein MSKITLCYFCDAPLTKSNSSSEHVILNSIGGRLESKNLLCRKCNSELGDKSDAELSNQLRFLSVYLDVKRDHGKSPALKGVKNKDGKEFHITGGGKPAMSKPEYEEIREGNEVRIHASARNEKELLTILGKAKKKYPDLDLSNIRDKFQVKEEPVNEVLRISTTLGGELAFISILKTGVNFYLLKQYPKEEITLAIDQLKGLNTESLVGHYYPKKSIYRKAPNEVIHLIHLVGNKYNGVIYAYIEFFSSYSFLVVLSNQYKGKKFTETYAYDVVNHKEVRKKVNLNLTMEEIQEIFNSTNPPSLLSGKVKRVMKIATKLNRDKEFSHAFKSIINEIVKNSKSDVWTKEMISELSDRVAREYVRIHFR; from the coding sequence ATGAGCAAGATTACCCTTTGCTATTTCTGCGATGCGCCTCTAACAAAAAGTAATTCAAGCTCAGAACACGTTATTTTGAATTCTATTGGCGGTAGGTTAGAATCGAAGAATCTATTATGCAGAAAATGCAATTCAGAATTGGGAGATAAATCTGATGCAGAACTGTCCAATCAACTGAGGTTTCTATCCGTTTATTTGGATGTAAAAAGAGATCACGGCAAAAGTCCTGCTCTAAAAGGAGTAAAAAACAAAGACGGAAAGGAATTCCATATTACCGGGGGAGGAAAACCTGCAATGTCCAAACCTGAGTACGAAGAAATAAGAGAGGGTAATGAAGTACGGATCCATGCAAGTGCAAGAAATGAAAAAGAACTACTGACTATTCTTGGTAAAGCAAAGAAAAAGTATCCGGACCTTGATTTAAGTAATATCAGGGATAAGTTTCAGGTTAAGGAGGAACCAGTGAATGAAGTACTTAGGATTTCTACAACGCTAGGTGGAGAATTGGCCTTTATTTCAATTCTTAAAACAGGTGTAAATTTTTACCTTTTAAAGCAATACCCTAAAGAGGAAATCACCTTAGCAATAGACCAATTAAAGGGATTAAATACAGAATCATTAGTAGGACACTATTACCCGAAAAAATCAATCTATAGGAAGGCACCAAATGAAGTAATTCACCTGATACACCTAGTGGGAAACAAATACAATGGTGTAATTTATGCCTATATCGAATTTTTCAGTTCTTACTCCTTTCTGGTTGTACTATCGAACCAATATAAAGGAAAGAAATTCACCGAGACCTATGCCTATGACGTTGTTAATCACAAGGAAGTAAGAAAGAAAGTTAATCTCAATTTAACCATGGAAGAAATTCAAGAAATTTTTAATTCTACTAACCCTCCTTCATTGCTGTCAGGAAAAGTAAAAAGAGTAATGAAAATAGCAACCAAATTAAACCGAGATAAAGAATTTAGTCATGCATTTAAGAGCATAATTAATGAAATAGTGAAGAATTCTAAATCTGATGTTTGGACTAAAGAAATGATTTCCGAATTGAGCGACAGAGTAGCGAGAGAATATGTTAGAATACACTTTAGATAA
- a CDS encoding T9SS type A sorting domain-containing protein, with protein MYFIKSTCYSLLGCLFSISLYAQDFSIPDGKGEEASNVLSFRENKGQVGDVNYHPVPSVKYACTGKSLDLYLLDSGRVSWVHTIEATDPLAPDSLRRLDMWHFNNDEVPTPVEASPVGWDTLPGEDNFWLPQCPNGVTGVRSFTRVVYPSIYDQIDYQVYSNEGGYKMYWVIHPGGDPSEIRVKFEGYDLQTVTPQQVQLFQNQLQIGLEQAIAYQIDANYTISPLSWQPGYVENADHSVSLTYGSYDSTKILVFQAGPPIPPATPSIAGNSNHLEWSTYLSSSKWDEPKDLFQSNQGFTYVAGFSQSTAFPIFTSPAQSYVGEEDAFIGSFTDLGERLFGTYYGGKETDVFNCGTVLPSGEILVAGYSKSDTINNIGANPAINDLKTGIIVKFDAQFKNPPLRMFFGGDHDDEIYDIEFAGNNEFLVVGRTNGPQGHFPLKSQLINQSYYQIKALEYEGFFARLNINNGSVIHSSYFGSGRNDAVTTILQAEPGTYYMAGYTESKTGKDSCFWPISNMSIHIHPFPTCNSTGNYWVQPNGKGQQQESDYFIASLTGFDVLTWSTFIGSDKPEGGEFRGFPKLAVNPNDPSKLFLAGSTDDYSTFPQASTNAYQWTPTGQNQRQGVVVRFDDRTTLDWSTFIGCDALGSVSIVEGIEYVSGQGLYVTGTTDCNQPQSRSNYGTPPTGTEFPITDNNYELWLQEDTTFGPIQQGSSESFIQAFDVNDQLAWSTWYGGGQNEQGQLISYNPGTDKLFISGVVNPDTLIAKIPLKRLPHPNSYFQGSGPGLGNQIGGYIARFQSGFTPVFVEEIKSNFDRFEVWPNPACSMVHIDLDGPAEYQIYTISGQLVVEGRIDGYVNAIYVAELSNGVYVVNLTGSNRSGSFKLVKE; from the coding sequence ATGTATTTTATTAAAAGTACCTGTTACTCCCTTTTGGGGTGTTTATTCTCTATTTCCCTATACGCTCAAGATTTTTCCATTCCCGATGGCAAAGGCGAAGAAGCATCTAATGTCCTTTCTTTTCGGGAAAACAAAGGACAGGTCGGTGACGTAAACTATCACCCCGTGCCATCCGTGAAGTATGCCTGTACGGGCAAGTCCCTAGACCTTTATCTTTTAGACAGCGGCCGTGTTTCCTGGGTGCATACCATCGAAGCCACGGACCCACTGGCCCCGGATAGTCTAAGGCGATTGGATATGTGGCACTTCAACAACGACGAAGTACCCACCCCGGTTGAGGCCTCTCCTGTGGGTTGGGATACCTTGCCAGGAGAAGATAACTTCTGGCTACCCCAATGTCCGAATGGGGTGACCGGTGTTCGCTCCTTTACGAGAGTGGTTTATCCTTCTATTTACGATCAAATCGACTACCAAGTATATAGCAACGAGGGTGGTTATAAAATGTACTGGGTCATTCACCCGGGCGGAGATCCGTCAGAAATTCGTGTAAAATTTGAAGGGTATGATTTACAAACGGTTACCCCTCAGCAAGTACAATTATTCCAGAATCAATTGCAAATTGGGTTGGAGCAAGCGATCGCTTACCAGATAGATGCGAATTATACGATTAGCCCTTTAAGTTGGCAGCCCGGTTACGTTGAAAATGCCGATCACAGCGTAAGTCTTACTTATGGAAGTTATGATTCAACTAAAATTCTCGTTTTTCAGGCAGGGCCTCCCATTCCTCCGGCAACTCCTTCGATAGCCGGAAATTCCAATCATCTGGAATGGAGTACCTATTTGAGTTCCAGTAAATGGGATGAACCAAAAGATCTGTTTCAAAGCAACCAGGGTTTTACGTACGTGGCTGGTTTTTCACAAAGCACGGCATTTCCAATTTTCACGAGTCCCGCTCAGAGTTATGTCGGAGAAGAGGACGCATTTATCGGAAGCTTTACCGATTTGGGTGAGCGTCTGTTTGGGACCTATTACGGAGGCAAGGAAACGGATGTCTTTAATTGCGGTACTGTTTTGCCAAGCGGCGAAATTTTGGTGGCAGGATATTCAAAAAGTGATACGATCAATAATATTGGTGCTAATCCGGCGATTAATGATCTAAAAACCGGAATCATTGTCAAATTTGACGCTCAGTTTAAGAACCCTCCTCTTAGGATGTTCTTTGGTGGTGATCACGATGACGAAATCTATGACATCGAATTCGCTGGAAACAATGAATTCCTTGTCGTAGGTCGCACCAACGGCCCACAAGGTCATTTCCCTTTAAAATCTCAACTCATTAACCAAAGCTACTATCAAATTAAGGCTCTTGAATACGAAGGTTTCTTTGCTCGATTGAATATTAATAATGGTTCGGTAATCCATAGCAGTTATTTTGGTTCGGGAAGAAACGATGCGGTGACCACCATCCTACAGGCTGAACCGGGAACCTATTATATGGCGGGTTATACAGAATCGAAAACAGGAAAGGATAGTTGCTTTTGGCCCATCAGCAACATGAGCATTCATATCCATCCATTCCCTACCTGCAATAGCACCGGCAATTATTGGGTGCAGCCAAATGGTAAAGGGCAACAGCAGGAATCGGACTATTTTATTGCCTCCCTAACGGGATTCGATGTACTTACCTGGTCCACGTTTATTGGAAGCGATAAGCCCGAAGGAGGTGAGTTTAGAGGTTTTCCCAAATTAGCGGTCAATCCAAATGATCCAAGTAAGCTATTCCTGGCAGGAAGCACCGATGACTATTCCACTTTCCCACAGGCATCAACAAATGCTTATCAATGGACTCCAACCGGTCAAAATCAACGTCAGGGAGTCGTCGTCAGATTCGATGATCGCACCACGTTAGATTGGAGCACCTTTATAGGATGCGATGCCCTGGGTTCAGTTTCAATCGTTGAGGGTATTGAATACGTTAGTGGTCAAGGTCTTTATGTTACCGGAACCACCGATTGCAATCAACCTCAATCACGGTCTAATTATGGCACTCCACCTACCGGAACCGAATTTCCCATAACAGACAACAATTATGAACTTTGGTTGCAGGAAGACACCACCTTTGGACCTATTCAACAAGGTTCAAGTGAATCCTTTATCCAGGCATTCGACGTAAATGATCAATTGGCTTGGAGTACTTGGTATGGTGGAGGTCAAAATGAACAGGGGCAGCTTATCTCCTATAATCCCGGAACGGATAAGTTGTTCATTTCCGGAGTCGTAAATCCCGATACTCTTATTGCGAAGATTCCATTAAAAAGACTACCTCACCCAAACAGTTACTTCCAGGGAAGTGGCCCCGGATTGGGAAATCAAATTGGGGGCTACATCGCCCGTTTCCAAAGCGGTTTTACTCCGGTTTTCGTAGAAGAGATTAAATCCAATTTTGACCGTTTTGAAGTTTGGCCCAATCCGGCATGCTCCATGGTGCATATAGATTTGGACGGTCCTGCGGAATACCAGATTTACACCATTTCAGGGCAGTTGGTGGTAGAAGGGAGAATTGATGGGTACGTAAATGCCATTTATGTGGCTGAGTTGAGTAATGGAGTTTATGTGGTTAATTTGACAGGGAGCAACCGTTCTGGGTCGTTCAAGTTAGTAAAAGAGTAG
- a CDS encoding DUF4062 domain-containing protein, whose amino-acid sequence MKKTVFISSTFVDLEDERREIWKSLEKFNVIVKGMERFGARPEDSLSTCLNEVEQSDIYIGIIGVRFGSIDGKSNKSYTQLEYEKALATNKIILVYLMDTKTAKVVADHIDIDNQEKLKIFKEKLRENHTVDFFKDSSDLVDKLNRKFKTFFDQKKLGNDLSDYDTSINTINRFFLTPKSHSGKEVKLRIKILGKLFPASQLVCSNFGLVFGKTVGVPIKVIEPALNTKSANFHSLFIEGKYIDEFLELSQEEVVIYATVLFSETQIAKLGTTFLDKKTEVYIDDFMTEPQEPVYSYTRIDRGEGQVLLVLKEIIRSIPD is encoded by the coding sequence ATGAAAAAAACTGTTTTTATTTCCTCCACTTTCGTTGACTTAGAGGATGAACGTCGCGAAATATGGAAATCACTGGAAAAGTTTAATGTAATAGTTAAGGGGATGGAGCGATTTGGAGCTCGGCCTGAAGATTCTCTTTCGACTTGCTTGAACGAAGTTGAGCAGTCGGATATTTATATAGGAATAATCGGTGTAAGGTTTGGTTCAATTGATGGTAAATCAAATAAATCTTACACACAATTAGAATACGAAAAAGCATTAGCCACCAATAAGATTATTCTAGTGTATTTAATGGATACTAAAACTGCAAAAGTAGTGGCCGATCATATCGACATTGACAATCAAGAGAAGCTCAAAATATTTAAGGAAAAATTGAGAGAGAATCACACGGTCGATTTTTTCAAAGATTCTTCAGATTTGGTTGATAAACTAAATCGAAAATTCAAGACCTTTTTTGATCAAAAAAAACTAGGAAATGACCTAAGTGATTACGATACGAGTATTAATACTATTAATCGATTCTTCTTGACCCCAAAATCTCATTCTGGAAAAGAGGTCAAGTTGAGGATTAAAATCCTGGGCAAATTGTTTCCTGCGTCTCAGCTAGTATGCTCTAACTTTGGACTTGTGTTTGGTAAAACTGTTGGAGTACCGATTAAAGTTATAGAACCAGCTTTGAACACAAAAAGCGCAAATTTTCATTCCTTATTCATTGAGGGTAAGTACATCGATGAATTCTTGGAACTAAGCCAAGAGGAAGTTGTTATTTATGCTACAGTGCTTTTTAGTGAAACTCAAATTGCGAAGCTTGGTACAACTTTTTTAGATAAGAAAACAGAAGTTTATATTGATGATTTCATGACCGAACCGCAAGAACCAGTATATAGTTACACAAGAATCGACAGAGGAGAAGGTCAGGTTTTGTTAGTTCTTAAAGAAATAATCAGATCAATTCCAGACTAA